A single genomic interval of Cytophagales bacterium harbors:
- a CDS encoding type II toxin-antitoxin system HicB family antitoxin, with translation MKHFTAIVERCYDTGLYVGYVPSIKGAHSQGKTLDELQNNLKEVLEMLLEDKNFQEESQFIGTQQITIGT, from the coding sequence ATGAAACATTTCACAGCCATAGTAGAAAGATGTTATGATACAGGATTATATGTAGGATATGTACCAAGCATAAAAGGTGCTCATTCACAAGGGAAGACCCTTGATGAATTACAAAACAACTTAAAGGAAGTTTTAGAAATGCTTCTGGAGGATAAAAACTTTCAGGAAGAAAGCCAATTTATAGGAACTCAGCAAATAACAATAGGGACATAA